Part of the Aquabacterium sp. NJ1 genome, AACGAGACCGAACCGCCGGTGGCGTCGGTGTCCTTGTAGACAAAGGAACCGATGTTGATGTTGAGGTCGCCGGCGATGGAGACGCCATCCTGGCCGCTGATTTGCCTCAGATCCTGATCTTGAACGGGGCTCATGGCAGAGGCAGCCAGACCAAGGCCGGACAGAACGATGGCCACGGCGGAACGCTTGAACATTGTCATGTGATGTTTCCCGAAAGAGTGTGATACCTGAACCTGCATGGCTTGCAGGTGGACGTTGTCAGGTTCTGCGCACGGGAAACGGCCACAGCGGCCCTGGACAAGAGGCACAGCCGGATCACGTTTTGGTGAACCTGATCTGTGCATCCTGACGCACATGGTCGTGCTTGCCTAGGTGATAAGCGCTTGAAACAACAGTCTGTTTGAAATGGGCTACATGATTTTGGCGTGCTCAGGCAAAACAGGGCGCTTTGCAGAGGGTTGATGGCGCCTATTTGTTTGAAACGACTGGTGCGCCGTTCAAATGCCCATCTTGCCCAGGGTGTCCATCACATCGCGCAAGGTGCTGGCCAGATAGGGGTGCTCGCTGGCAAAACGCGCTTCGATTTCCGTGGCGCGCTCCCCCAGCGATGCTTCGTCGGTGTCGCGAGCCTGAGGGCTGCCTTGTGCCAGCACTTTCTGGATGTCCTGATCCAGCGCCTGCAACTGCTGCTTGAGCTGGCCGTCAACCGGTTGCCCCGATTCCAGTTCTGCCTGCAGCTTCTTCAACAACGCTGCCAATTCTTGTTTGTCCATGTGATTTCTCCGGTACACGCTTTGATTCTGCCAAGCCCGCTCGGCGGTGCATAGGGCAAGGCGTCATCATCGGCGTGATCCAGGTCATTCACGCGCCCAGTCTCCGTGCTTGTGGTGAAAACGCGCCGCCCTGAAGGCTGCCGCGGTGTTTTGCATACGTCTGCCTGACCCATTGCAGGGCGGGGCGGTCTCGCCATGGCGCAATGGCGGCGGCCATGCTTCGGGCGAACTGCGGGTCGCCGTAGACAGGGTGTTCGGCCGGGCAGGCAATGGGTGCCAGCAGGGATGCGGCCGTGATGTCCGCCGCCGAGAAGCGATCCTGAACCAGGTAGATGCGCCCATCTCGCAACTGGCCTTCCAGCCAATCCATGGCTTGCGTGATGCGAGCGCGCGCAATCTCACTGTGCTTGGGTGTGATGTGCAGCTTGCGTTTGAACCCCCAGCGGATGATGGGGTAGGCGGCACGGATGAACGCGGCCTGGCCTGGCGTGGCGTGCTCCACCCACAGGCGCTTGATGTGTTCGTCGGCCGTGCCGAAGCTGTTGGCATACAGGAAGCGCGCCACGTCTTTGCCAATGGCGTCGAAGCGTTGCTCTACCTCGCGGACCTGTTTCATGCCGTTTTGGGGCAAGGCGTCCAGCGGGCCAAGGTTCTCCGCCAGCCAATCGAGGATGCGGGGGCTGTCCTGAATGGCCCGATGAGGTGTTTGCAGGATGGGCAGGGTGGTCTGCCTCCGTTTGCCCATGCGCAGGGCTGGCACCATGTGAAAAACCGGTGTCATGCAGACCTCTCGGTAGGGGAGGCGGCTGTGGTCCAGCGTCCAG contains:
- a CDS encoding DUF4404 family protein; translation: MDKQELAALLKKLQAELESGQPVDGQLKQQLQALDQDIQKVLAQGSPQARDTDEASLGERATEIEARFASEHPYLASTLRDVMDTLGKMGI
- a CDS encoding glutathione S-transferase, translating into MNSATPGLTLYTFAMSHYSEKIRWTLDHSRLPYREVCMTPVFHMVPALRMGKRRQTTLPILQTPHRAIQDSPRILDWLAENLGPLDALPQNGMKQVREVEQRFDAIGKDVARFLYANSFGTADEHIKRLWVEHATPGQAAFIRAAYPIIRWGFKRKLHITPKHSEIARARITQAMDWLEGQLRDGRIYLVQDRFSAADITAASLLAPIACPAEHPVYGDPQFARSMAAAIAPWRDRPALQWVRQTYAKHRGSLQGGAFSPQARRLGA